From [Flavobacterium] thermophilum:
GTACAAGTTGAGGAAGTCGTACGCCTGCAGCATCATATAGCTGAACTCGGTAAACGAAATGCCCATTTCAATGCGCGACTGCACCGATTCTTTCGCCAGCATGTAATTGACGCTGAAATGCTTGCCGATGTCACGCAAAAACGAAATGACATCAAGCGGCCCGATCCAGTCGTAGTTGTTTTTGATTTTCGCTGGATTGCTCTCAGCCTCAAAATCAAGAAACCGCTCGAGTTGCGCTTTGATTCGGGCGCTCCACGTCTCGACCGTCTCCTTGGCGTTGAGCGTGCGCTCGCTTTTTCTGCCACTCGGATCGCCAATCAACCCGGTGGCGCCGCCGACTAAGGCGATCGGTTGATGCCCCGCCTGTTGGAAGCGACGCAAGGTCATGATCGTGACCAAATGGCCGATATGCAAGCTGTCTGCTGTCGGGTCAAACCCGCAATAAAGCGTCACCTTCTCCTCATTCAGGAGCTTTCGAAGCCCATCCTCATCCGTCGTTTGATTGACAAGTCCGCGCCATTGCAGTTCTTCAAGCAGGTTCATGTTTTTCTCACCTCTTTAATGAATGTCGTCAAAAAAGAAAACACCCGCCCTGCATGAAGGGGCGAGTGTTCGTCGCGGTACCACCCTACTTAGAAAGCATGTTGCTTTCTCGCTCATTTCGGTAACGGCGCATGCCGGCAGACGGCTACTAGGCGACAAAGCCGTTCACCATCGCTGCTCGGGGAGGTAATTCACGTTTGCCTATGGACTGGCTCGCACCACCCGCCAGCTCTCTGCACCAGGGAGACAACCGCTACTTGTTCCCGTCATCGCGTTGTCGTATCCAAAATTATATACTTTCTTTTACCATATTCCTTGTTCACTGTCAACCCCGCATTTTTTCGCCAAAAACGGTGAAAAAACAACAAAATTCCACAACGGCGCCCAACGGCATGGTATACTGATGGCGAAGACTTGCCACTATAGGGGGGCCGGCATGGAACGAAAACCATTCCGTATTTCTGTCGAGAAAGCATGGCGTTATTTTTGCCTTACATACGACATCGTCTGGAACGCCACCTTAGTGCTGCTCATCGCCGCGCTCTGCCTTGTCTGCTTTGCCGCCGGCGCCGGCGCCGGCTATTTCGCCTTTCTGGTTAAAGACTTGGCTGTCCCTTCGCCGGACAAAATGAAAAGCGAGATTTACCGTTACGAAGAAACGAGCCATATGTATTTTGCCAACGGCGTCTATTTAGGCCGGTTCCGCTCCGACCTTGACCGCGAGGCGGTGCCTCTTTCCGAGGTGTCGCCATACGTCGTGCAGGCGATCATCGCGACCGAAGACGAACATTTTTATGAACACGACGGCGTCGTTCCGAAGGCCGTCATCCGCGCCGTGTTTCAAGAGCTGACCAACTCGCCGGTCAAAAGCGGCGGGAGCACGCTTACGCAGCAGCTCGTCAAAAACCAGATGTTGACGAACGAGGTGTCGTTTGAGCGGAAGGCGAAAGAAATGCTGCTTTCACTTCGTCTGGAGAAATTTTTTTCCAAAGAAGACATTTTAGAGGCGTATTTAAACGTCGTTCCGTTCGGCCGCAATTCTTCAGGGCGCAACATCGCCGGCATCCAAGCCGCGGCCCAAGGCGTCTTTGGCGTCAACGCCAAAGAGTTGAATCTCGCTCAAGCGGCGTTTTTGGCCGGACTGCCGCAAAACCCGTTCGTCTACACCCCGTTTGCCGCTGACGGCAGCGTCAAATCGGATCTCTCGGCGGGATTGAAACGGATGAAAACGGTGCTGTACCGGATGAAACGGGCCGGCTACATCTCGGAAAAACAGTATAAGGAAGCGCTTTCCTATGATGTGGCGAAGCATTTGGCCGCCCCGAAGCCGTCGCCGTTTGAACGCTATCCGTTTTTGACGATGGAAATTGAGCGGCGGGCGAAAGAGGTGATTGCGGAAACGTTCGCCAAGCGCGACGGCCATTCGGCGAAAGAGTGGGGGCGCGATCCCGCCCTCCGCCGCCGCTATCTCGGCGAGGCGGAAAAAGCGTTGCGGCAAGGGGGATTGCGCATTTATACAACGATCGACAAAGACATTTACGAACGGATGCAGAAGGTGGCCGCCCGCTACCCGTATTACGGAAACGACAACGTCTATTACACCAAGGACGGCAAAACCGGAAAAACAGTCGCCCATCGTCAGCCGGTGGAAGTCGGGGCAATGCTGATTGAAAACAAAACAGGCAAAATTATCAGCTTTGTCGGCGGCCGCGATTACGGGCGCGAGCGGCTTCAGCCCGTCAGAGACGTGCCGGCAAGCCGGGCTCGTCCGCTATGATTTGTACAATACGAAATTTACCCCAAAAGAGGGGGAAGAGAACGATTTAACCGAAGGCCGGTTTGTCATCATCGACGGACGCCGTTATGCGGCGCTCGAGACGACGCCGGAAGAATTTGTCACGCGCGGGGTCATCGCCAATCCGGACGTGCTCAGCGAGTGGGGGATAAGCGATGCGGACTGGGCCAGCGCTGATTTTGCCGCCGCCCCCTTGGAAGACAACGGGCGCGATCCGGCCTCGCCTTCCGTCCGTCTAAACGGGGGCCAACTCGTCTGGAGCGGCCGCAGTGAACGCGATGTGATCGGCTATCGCGTCTACGAGCTTGACCATACAGGGGGGCGCCGCGTCGTCGCTGTCATCAAAAGGGGAGAGGCAACGGCTTTTTCCGCCCTCAAACCAGGAGCAGCATATTGCGTCACCGCCGTGGACATTGCCGGCCGCGAATCGGCGCCGTCAGCCTCCGTCTCCCTGCCGTCGGCCGCGCCCCACGAACCGCCGGCGCAGAAAGGGGATGACGCCGGAAACAACAGGCAGCCGCCGGCTGACGGAAACAATGCGGCCAATGGCAACACGCAGCCGCCGGCCTCGAGGTAAAGATAAAGAGGGTGTCCCAAACGTTCGGGACACCCTTTTGCCTTGCTGTATATAGCGGGCACATGATATTCCGCCCGGTTGAAGGGGCGCTGCCGTTTCGGGCCAGCCCCTTGCGGAAGCGCACGTTGTTCCGGTCTCCGCGCCAAAAGCGCATTTCTGTACGAAACGGATTGAGGGACATAGAAGAAAGGGGCCCTGACCGTGCCGGGCCCCTTATTGTTCAGTCTTCCATCGTCGACAAATCGCCGGTCGGCAAGTTGAGCTCCCACGCCTTTAGGACGCGGCGCATGATTTTCCCGCTCCGCGTTTTCGGCAGCTTGTCGCGGAACTCGATCTCACGCGGCGCGGCGTGGGCGGCGAGCCCTTTTTTCACGAACTGGCGGATGTCTTCTTTCAGCTCTTCAGACGGCTCATAGCCTTCGCGAAGCGCGATGAACGCTTTGATGATTTCCCCGCGCACCGGGTCCGGCTTGCCGATGACGCCGGCTTCGGCCACGGCCGGATGCTCGACGAGCTTGCTTTCGACTTCAAACGGCCCAACGCGCTCGCCGGATGTGTTGATGACATCGTCAACGCGGCCTTGGAACCAGAAGTAGCCGTCTTCGTCCATGTACGCCGAGTCGCCCGAGACGTACCAGTCGCCGATAAAGTACGATTCATATTTTTGCGGGTTGTTCCAAATCGTTTTCATCATCGACGGCCAGCCTTTTTTGATGGCCAAGTTGCCCATTCGGTACGGCGGCAGGACGTTTCCTTGGTCGTCGATGATCGCCGCCTCAACACCCGGAATCGGTTTCCCCATCGATCCCGGCTTGATTTCCATGCACGGGTAGTTGCAAATGAGATGGGCGCCCGTTTCCGTCATCCACCACGTATC
This genomic window contains:
- the mrcA gene encoding Penicillin-binding protein 1A; the protein is MERKPFRISVEKAWRYFCLTYDIVWNATLVLLIAALCLVCFAAGAGAGYFAFLVKDLAVPSPDKMKSEIYRYEETSHMYFANGVYLGRFRSDLDREAVPLSEVSPYVVQAIIATEDEHFYEHDGVVPKAVIRAVFQELTNSPVKSGGSTLTQQLVKNQMLTNEVSFERKAKEMLLSLRLEKFFSKEDILEAYLNVVPFGRNSSGRNIAGIQAAAQGVFGVNAKELNLAQAAFLAGLPQNPFVYTPFAADGSVKSDLSAGLKRMKTVLYRMKRAGYISEKQYKEALSYDVAKHLAAPKPSPFERYPFLTMEIERRAKEVIAETFAKRDGHSAKEWGRDPALRRRYLGEAEKALRQGGLRIYTTIDKDIYERMQKVAARYPYYGNDNVYYTKDGKTGKTVAHRQPVEVGAMLIENKTGKIISFVGGRDYGRERLQPVRDVPASRARPL